The following proteins are encoded in a genomic region of Corallococcus silvisoli:
- a CDS encoding ATP-dependent helicase codes for MAAPSPLNLAVPAGAPARRLDLEGALNDAQRAAVEAGEGPVLVIAGAGSGKTRTLTYRVARMLERGVPPAALLLLTFTNKAAREMLRRVEELAGGFADVGRLMGGTFHHAAHVLLRQHAGALGFSTGFTVLDREDARDLMATCLAERKLRSDKRFPRPDALLDLVSLATNLQQPVSEVLVERRRHLLPVAPEVFATARRFQQRKAQLHLMDYDDLLAHLKRLLEEHPSVRAELTARFQGVLVDEYQDTNRLQGDLVDLLAGERKNVTVVGDDCQSIYSFRGAAFTNIIDFPQRYPGCGIYPLTRNYRSTPQVLRLANAVIARNTRQFPKALQSDGPPGPVPQVVPTRDVKAQAGFVTGRVLALRAEGHRLESMAVLYRAHLHSLELQLELARHGLPFRVRSGVRFFEQTHVKDALAHLRWAHNRADELAFKRLARRLRGVGSASTEHLWTALAALPPELPVADALAHADVQAHVPRKAQAGFQRFQSLMSALSAGGPRGPGALLAEVLAAREVPAGPDVVETHAEDLRQLQEFAGRFEDVPRFLSDIALVSEFSARAALDGGGEGGAPDDVLTLTTVHQAKGLEWRTVFVLGLTDGRFPLSRVTLAPEEEEEERRLFYVAVTRAREALWLVYPHTSLPREDGRLLLTPSRFLSELPSGPDAVCEALPPPEPDGPIRVRELGPDPDPEP; via the coding sequence ATGGCCGCGCCCTCTCCGCTGAACCTCGCCGTCCCCGCCGGAGCGCCCGCACGCCGTCTGGACCTGGAGGGCGCGCTCAACGACGCGCAGCGTGCGGCGGTGGAGGCGGGGGAGGGGCCGGTGCTCGTCATCGCCGGGGCGGGCTCCGGCAAGACGCGCACGCTCACGTACCGCGTGGCGCGCATGCTGGAGCGGGGCGTCCCGCCCGCGGCGCTGCTGCTGCTCACCTTCACCAACAAGGCCGCGAGGGAGATGCTCCGCCGCGTGGAGGAGCTGGCGGGCGGCTTCGCGGACGTGGGCCGCCTGATGGGCGGCACCTTCCACCACGCGGCGCACGTGCTGCTGCGCCAGCACGCGGGCGCGCTGGGGTTCTCCACCGGCTTCACGGTGTTGGATCGCGAGGACGCGCGCGACCTGATGGCCACGTGCCTCGCCGAGCGCAAGCTGCGCAGCGACAAGCGCTTCCCGCGTCCGGACGCGCTCCTGGACCTGGTGTCGCTCGCCACCAACCTTCAGCAGCCGGTGTCGGAGGTGCTGGTGGAGCGGCGGCGGCACCTGCTCCCGGTCGCCCCCGAGGTGTTCGCCACCGCGCGCCGCTTCCAGCAGCGCAAGGCGCAGCTGCACCTGATGGACTACGACGACCTGCTCGCGCACCTGAAGCGCCTGCTGGAGGAGCATCCGTCCGTCCGCGCGGAGCTCACGGCGCGCTTCCAGGGCGTGCTGGTGGACGAGTACCAGGACACCAACCGCCTCCAGGGCGACCTCGTGGACCTGCTCGCGGGCGAGCGCAAGAACGTCACCGTCGTGGGCGACGACTGCCAGTCCATCTACAGCTTCCGGGGCGCGGCGTTCACCAACATCATCGACTTCCCCCAGCGCTACCCCGGCTGCGGCATCTACCCCCTCACGCGCAACTACCGCTCCACGCCGCAGGTGCTGCGGCTGGCCAACGCGGTCATCGCGCGCAACACCCGGCAGTTCCCCAAGGCGCTCCAGTCCGACGGCCCGCCGGGCCCCGTGCCCCAGGTGGTCCCCACGCGCGACGTGAAGGCCCAGGCTGGCTTCGTCACCGGGCGCGTCCTCGCGCTGCGCGCGGAGGGCCACCGGCTGGAGTCCATGGCGGTGCTCTACCGCGCCCACCTGCACTCGCTGGAGCTCCAGCTGGAGCTGGCCCGTCACGGCCTGCCGTTCCGCGTGCGCTCCGGGGTGCGCTTCTTCGAACAGACGCACGTGAAGGACGCGCTCGCGCACCTGCGCTGGGCGCACAACCGCGCGGACGAGCTGGCCTTCAAGCGGCTCGCGCGGCGGCTTCGCGGCGTGGGCTCGGCCAGCACCGAGCACCTGTGGACCGCCCTGGCCGCGCTGCCCCCGGAGCTGCCCGTGGCGGACGCGCTGGCGCACGCGGACGTACAGGCGCACGTGCCGCGCAAGGCCCAGGCGGGGTTCCAGCGCTTCCAGTCGCTGATGTCCGCGCTGTCGGCCGGGGGCCCCCGTGGACCGGGCGCGCTGCTCGCGGAGGTGCTGGCGGCGCGCGAGGTTCCGGCCGGCCCGGACGTGGTGGAGACCCACGCGGAGGACCTGCGCCAGCTCCAGGAGTTCGCCGGGCGCTTCGAGGACGTGCCCCGCTTCCTGTCCGACATCGCCCTGGTCTCCGAGTTCTCCGCCCGGGCGGCCCTGGACGGAGGCGGGGAAGGGGGGGCGCCCGACGACGTGCTCACCCTGACCACGGTCCACCAGGCCAAGGGCCTGGAGTGGCGGACCGTCTTCGTCCTGGGGCTCACCGACGGCCGCTTCCCCCTCTCTCGCGTCACGCTCGCGCCCGAGGAAGAGGAGGAGGAGCGCCGCCTCTTCTACGTCGCCGTCACCCGGGCCCGGGAGGCGCTCTGGCTCGTCTACCCCCACACCTCGCTGCCCCGGGAGGACGGGCGGCTGCTCCTCACGCCCTCGCGCTTCCTGTCCGAGCTGCCCTCGGGGCCTGACGCGGTGTGCGAGGCGCTTCCGCCCCCGGAGCCAGACGGGCCGATCCGCGTCCGCGAGCTGGGGCCGGATCCGGACCCGGAGCCGTGA
- a CDS encoding HEAT repeat domain-containing protein, producing MPTFRRALALVLLATGCSHTSFERASEQDTVQAYQTFLREHPDDPEATTAQGRIEGLEFDEAKRLHSVIAYKRFLETYPDAPQRRVAQSLLEGLRFNAAKAADTESGWRQFLAEHPDGSHKEEARTRLQGVQERDTQTTTDLQRVTQLLQVEPSGARREELERKLDDESYAQARDAGKLFAYLRDFTAGVHREEVRVKLLELEVEGLLVSGLVDEAEAKVKTHPLGPKLTGFSARLARARAEQGALARTEPAARAMQAGHYLRDLEDLKRALVAPDPLDRWQAAEELGQHVSVRAVDPLLEALRTARNPLIRQNALEALRSVLSALPAPVAAYEVAVRLESLRERATSSELYLTVAVLLDLSGQVEQAASQYQRVYEAGGTDPLILWRWVQLREQRRQAFSAAVAARQLAVWAQTTAREEAVSEEGGVPLAAARQLCAAVVDARFAAQAITRARGMKTEFPEDLATFERAAQDAVRLSEAKLADAELLLRQQHPGVRTCADQQVAERLSQGVKERTQALQQASSAKLPKPVGTLLMELARERDPSPEVRAVAASRLAGSTPP from the coding sequence ATGCCCACCTTCCGCCGCGCCCTCGCCCTCGTGCTCCTGGCCACTGGTTGCTCGCACACGTCCTTCGAGCGCGCCAGCGAGCAGGACACCGTGCAGGCCTATCAGACCTTCCTTCGCGAGCACCCGGATGATCCCGAGGCCACGACGGCGCAGGGGCGCATCGAGGGGCTGGAGTTCGACGAGGCGAAGCGGCTGCACTCGGTCATCGCCTACAAGCGCTTCCTGGAGACGTATCCGGACGCGCCGCAGCGGCGGGTGGCGCAGTCGCTGCTGGAGGGCCTGCGCTTCAACGCCGCGAAGGCGGCGGACACGGAGTCTGGGTGGCGGCAGTTCCTGGCGGAGCACCCCGACGGCAGCCACAAGGAAGAGGCGCGGACCCGGCTCCAGGGGGTCCAGGAGCGCGACACCCAGACGACCACCGACCTCCAGCGCGTGACGCAGCTCCTGCAGGTCGAGCCCTCCGGCGCGCGCCGCGAGGAGCTGGAGCGCAAGCTGGACGACGAGAGCTACGCCCAGGCCCGCGACGCCGGGAAGCTCTTCGCCTACCTGCGCGACTTCACCGCGGGCGTCCACCGCGAGGAGGTCCGCGTCAAGCTGCTGGAGCTGGAGGTGGAGGGGCTGCTCGTCTCCGGGCTCGTGGACGAGGCCGAGGCGAAGGTGAAGACCCACCCGTTGGGGCCGAAGCTGACGGGCTTCTCCGCGCGCCTGGCCCGGGCCCGGGCCGAGCAGGGCGCCCTGGCCCGCACCGAGCCGGCCGCCCGTGCGATGCAGGCGGGCCACTACCTGCGCGACCTGGAGGACCTGAAGCGCGCCCTCGTCGCGCCGGATCCGCTGGACCGCTGGCAGGCGGCGGAGGAGCTGGGCCAGCACGTGTCGGTGCGCGCGGTGGATCCGCTGCTGGAGGCCCTGCGCACGGCGCGCAATCCGTTGATCCGCCAGAACGCGCTCGAGGCCCTTCGCTCGGTGCTCTCCGCGCTGCCCGCCCCGGTGGCGGCCTACGAGGTCGCCGTCCGGCTGGAGTCCCTGCGCGAGCGCGCCACCAGCTCGGAGCTGTACCTGACGGTCGCGGTGCTCCTGGACCTGAGCGGCCAGGTGGAGCAGGCCGCCAGCCAGTACCAGCGCGTCTATGAGGCGGGCGGCACGGATCCGCTGATCCTCTGGCGCTGGGTGCAGCTGCGCGAACAGCGCCGCCAGGCCTTCTCCGCCGCGGTGGCCGCCCGTCAGCTGGCGGTGTGGGCCCAGACGACCGCGCGCGAGGAGGCGGTGTCCGAGGAGGGCGGGGTGCCCCTGGCGGCGGCCCGCCAGCTTTGCGCCGCGGTGGTGGACGCGCGCTTCGCCGCCCAGGCCATCACCCGCGCCCGAGGGATGAAGACGGAGTTCCCGGAGGACCTGGCCACCTTCGAGCGCGCCGCCCAGGACGCGGTGCGCCTCTCCGAGGCGAAGCTCGCGGACGCGGAGCTGCTCCTGCGCCAGCAGCACCCCGGCGTCCGGACCTGCGCGGATCAACAGGTGGCCGAGCGCCTGTCGCAGGGAGTGAAGGAGCGCACCCAGGCGCTCCAGCAGGCGTCGAGCGCGAAGCTGCCGAAGCCGGTGGGCACGCTCTTGATGGAGCTGGCCCGCGAGCGCGATCCCTCCCCGGAGGTCCGGGCCGTGGCGGCCTCCCGGTTGGCCGGATCCACCCCTCCCTGA
- a CDS encoding CHAP domain-containing protein, with the protein MKLGAWMAMLAMTTGCATGSPTGAWVASDPVRYRSASPPAFPRAALSSEVASRESPRPAAGRPPKAPASKSPAVAKAPTALAKARLPVTPVKQTTASPAPEANPRERVLATARALVGQSTVQVNGRRYPADCTALIEATYAQAGLTFRGTLKPGDNGVTALYRYARANGRVYTDGRPVPGDLVFFRETYDQNRDGRRNDGLTHVGLVDGVDSDGTVTVIHRVKRGVVRYRMNLARPHLPRDPKTGEVLNDILRSPGPGQPNVLTGQLFAAFGSVLPPGSAKPMAVAAR; encoded by the coding sequence ATGAAGCTGGGCGCGTGGATGGCGATGCTGGCGATGACGACGGGCTGTGCGACCGGCTCCCCCACGGGGGCCTGGGTGGCATCGGATCCGGTGCGCTACCGCTCCGCTTCCCCGCCGGCCTTCCCGCGCGCCGCCCTGTCCTCGGAGGTGGCGTCCCGCGAGAGCCCGCGCCCGGCCGCCGGGCGCCCGCCGAAGGCCCCCGCGAGCAAGAGCCCGGCGGTGGCGAAGGCCCCCACGGCCCTGGCGAAGGCGCGGCTTCCCGTCACGCCCGTGAAGCAGACGACGGCGAGCCCCGCCCCCGAAGCCAATCCGCGCGAGCGCGTGCTGGCCACGGCGCGCGCGCTGGTGGGCCAATCCACGGTGCAGGTGAATGGCCGGCGCTATCCCGCGGACTGCACGGCGCTCATCGAGGCCACCTACGCCCAGGCGGGGCTGACCTTCCGGGGCACGCTGAAGCCCGGAGACAACGGGGTCACCGCGCTCTACCGCTACGCCCGCGCCAACGGCCGCGTCTACACGGACGGGCGCCCGGTGCCCGGCGACCTGGTGTTCTTCCGCGAGACGTATGATCAGAACCGCGACGGGCGCCGCAACGACGGCCTCACCCACGTGGGGCTGGTGGACGGTGTGGACTCGGACGGCACCGTCACCGTCATCCACCGGGTGAAGCGCGGCGTGGTGCGCTACCGGATGAACCTGGCGCGCCCCCACCTGCCCCGCGACCCGAAGACGGGCGAAGTGCTCAACGACATCCTGCGAAGCCCCGGCCCTGGCCAGCCGAACGTGCTCACCGGCCAGCTCTTCGCCGCGTTCGGCAGCGTGCTGCCGCCGGGGTCCGCGAAGCCCATGGCCGTCGCGGCCCGGTAG
- a CDS encoding glycosyltransferase family 2 protein: protein MAEVFFWCASLALVHTYFLYPLSLFALDGVAQALQGKRRPRAGEASLAGGKAGAPPSVSLVVAAYNEASCIEQKLRNSLALEYPADRFEVLIGSDGSTDGTDGLVQQCPDSRVRLSPAPRAGKTTVLNRCIPSARGDIVLLSDANTMIDADAVWKLVRHFEDPEVGAVCGKLRLYNPTKQDYEESAYWSYESLIKMYEGRRGAVVGANGGLYAIRRSLFTQLPPSTIVDDFVIPLRILESGYKVMYEEAAVAHEETTEDYGKEFGRRARIAAGNFQSLRLVPGLLLPTAGFPAFAFWSHKLLRWCAPALMVAAFVANLFLLDRTFYWVTFAGQTFFYALAYLGRSGVFKRGAAKKAASVAYYFVTMNMAIAVGFWRFLRNSQRAAWDRTARVPTST from the coding sequence ATGGCGGAGGTCTTCTTCTGGTGCGCGTCGCTGGCGCTCGTGCACACATATTTTCTCTATCCCTTGAGCCTGTTCGCCCTGGATGGAGTGGCCCAAGCCCTTCAGGGCAAGCGGAGGCCGCGCGCGGGGGAGGCCAGCCTGGCAGGGGGCAAGGCCGGAGCGCCGCCGTCGGTCAGCCTGGTGGTGGCCGCCTACAACGAGGCGAGCTGCATCGAGCAGAAGCTGCGGAACAGCCTGGCGCTGGAGTACCCGGCGGACCGCTTCGAAGTGCTCATCGGTTCGGACGGCTCCACGGATGGCACGGACGGGCTCGTGCAGCAGTGCCCGGATTCGCGCGTGCGCTTGTCTCCGGCGCCCCGCGCCGGCAAGACGACGGTGCTCAACCGCTGCATCCCGTCGGCTCGCGGCGACATCGTGCTCCTGTCGGATGCGAACACGATGATCGACGCGGACGCCGTGTGGAAGCTGGTGCGCCACTTCGAGGACCCGGAGGTGGGAGCCGTCTGCGGCAAGCTGCGCCTCTACAACCCCACGAAGCAGGACTACGAGGAGAGCGCCTACTGGAGCTACGAGTCCCTCATCAAGATGTACGAGGGCCGGCGCGGCGCGGTGGTGGGGGCCAACGGCGGGCTCTATGCCATCCGGCGCTCGCTCTTCACCCAGCTGCCTCCGTCCACCATCGTGGATGACTTCGTGATTCCGCTGCGCATCCTGGAGAGCGGCTACAAGGTCATGTACGAGGAGGCGGCCGTCGCCCACGAGGAGACGACGGAGGACTACGGCAAGGAGTTCGGCCGGCGCGCTCGCATCGCGGCGGGCAACTTCCAGAGCCTGCGCCTCGTGCCCGGGCTGCTCCTGCCCACGGCGGGCTTTCCCGCGTTCGCGTTCTGGTCGCACAAGCTGCTGCGCTGGTGCGCGCCCGCGCTGATGGTGGCGGCGTTCGTGGCCAACCTGTTCCTGCTCGACAGGACCTTCTACTGGGTGACGTTCGCGGGGCAGACGTTCTTCTACGCCCTCGCGTACCTGGGCAGGTCGGGTGTCTTCAAGCGCGGCGCGGCGAAGAAGGCGGCCTCCGTGGCCTACTACTTCGTGACCATGAACATGGCGATCGCCGTGGGGTTCTGGCGCTTCCTGCGCAACTCGCAGCGCGCCGCGTGGGACCGCACGGCCCGCGTGCCGACCTCCACCTGA
- a CDS encoding tetratricopeptide repeat protein gives MSGPSSSGSYSAVPAPAESVDSTRAFGAVEGPSTGGAAPMASTRAFGAVSGPAEPPASRAAPRSFENISPAGDPQDPPWSGAASQRSKLAPEGHHDAPWAMSGPTVSVSLPDDAPFARAEPLKSSATSSGDSLLGGGLDRALPPRNSPREPPPELLGAARSEPALIEYSSGSSPLLPRVLLVLAVLAGIALAGYLAYPAFRDRNAAMPAEAVEQKDRAVVLLRRDDPSSREQAIQTLQTLVTAHPKYAEVQAELAVALTLQLGDQYAEFDQLRIRLEKLKRELDAVTASKTPVDWVNRANALRDDVRVVERDMQPLRDDIVTRRKELDTLMESVRAAPEVEPAATVAARLKAHALFAAVTGAPNALALAERLRQTELAPAWSVLARAEFALSSGSPAATLKAVSEELDALRSQDRTLMRTYVLGARLALRQGDADTARKLLDETLAFNGKHELARRMLAEVPASESEP, from the coding sequence GTGTCGGGACCGTCCTCCTCGGGTTCGTACAGCGCGGTGCCCGCTCCGGCGGAGTCCGTGGATTCGACCCGCGCGTTCGGTGCGGTCGAGGGGCCCTCGACGGGCGGCGCGGCGCCCATGGCATCGACGCGGGCGTTTGGCGCGGTGTCCGGCCCCGCGGAGCCTCCCGCGTCCCGCGCGGCCCCCCGGTCCTTCGAGAACATCTCACCGGCGGGCGACCCGCAGGATCCGCCCTGGTCCGGTGCCGCGAGCCAGCGCTCCAAGCTCGCTCCGGAAGGTCATCACGACGCGCCGTGGGCGATGTCAGGGCCGACCGTCAGCGTCTCCCTGCCTGACGACGCGCCCTTCGCGCGCGCGGAGCCCCTGAAGTCCTCCGCGACCTCCTCCGGAGACTCCCTGCTCGGGGGCGGCCTGGACCGGGCGCTTCCTCCGCGCAATTCCCCCCGTGAGCCGCCACCGGAGCTGCTCGGGGCCGCGCGCTCCGAGCCCGCGCTCATCGAGTACAGCTCCGGGTCGTCTCCCCTGCTTCCCCGGGTGCTCCTCGTCCTCGCGGTGCTCGCCGGCATCGCGCTGGCCGGGTACCTGGCGTATCCCGCCTTCCGCGACCGCAACGCCGCCATGCCCGCGGAGGCCGTGGAGCAGAAGGACCGGGCCGTGGTGCTCCTGCGCCGCGATGATCCTTCGTCGCGCGAACAGGCCATCCAGACCCTCCAGACCCTGGTCACCGCCCATCCGAAATACGCCGAGGTCCAGGCCGAGCTCGCCGTGGCCCTCACCCTCCAGCTGGGCGACCAGTACGCCGAGTTCGACCAGCTGCGCATCCGGCTGGAGAAGCTCAAGCGGGAGCTCGATGCGGTCACCGCGTCGAAGACTCCAGTGGACTGGGTGAACCGCGCGAACGCGCTGCGGGATGACGTTCGCGTCGTCGAGCGCGACATGCAGCCGCTGCGCGACGACATCGTCACGCGGCGCAAGGAGCTCGACACGCTGATGGAGTCCGTGCGCGCCGCGCCGGAGGTGGAGCCCGCCGCCACCGTGGCCGCGCGGCTCAAGGCCCACGCGCTCTTCGCCGCGGTGACGGGGGCCCCCAATGCGCTGGCCCTCGCGGAGCGCCTGCGCCAGACGGAGCTCGCACCGGCGTGGAGCGTGCTCGCCCGCGCTGAGTTCGCCCTCAGCTCCGGCTCGCCCGCCGCGACCCTCAAGGCCGTGTCCGAGGAGCTGGACGCGCTGCGCTCGCAGGACCGCACCCTCATGCGCACCTACGTGCTGGGCGCGCGGCTGGCCCTTCGTCAGGGTGATGCCGACACGGCCCGGAAGCTGCTCGACGAGACCCTGGCGTTCAACGGCAAGCACGAGCTGGCCCGGCGCATGCTCGCCGAGGTTCCCGCGTCCGAATCCGAGCCCTGA
- a CDS encoding ComEA family DNA-binding protein — MGLLALGFVARARWPESGPSLDCPPESVRLDAAGLATCGPGSVPTGAQALALGRKLDLNAASEAELALLPGVGRDLARRLVTAREDQGGRFTSWDDVDAVPGVGAAKLETLRAATVLDPAAATGGVW; from the coding sequence TTGGGGCTGCTCGCCCTGGGCTTCGTGGCCCGGGCGCGGTGGCCAGAGTCGGGGCCCTCGCTCGACTGCCCGCCGGAGTCCGTCCGGTTGGATGCGGCGGGGCTGGCCACGTGCGGCCCTGGGAGCGTGCCCACGGGAGCCCAGGCGCTCGCCCTGGGGCGCAAGCTGGACCTCAACGCCGCGTCCGAGGCGGAGCTTGCCCTGTTGCCCGGTGTGGGCCGTGACCTGGCCCGGAGGCTGGTGACGGCTCGCGAGGATCAGGGCGGCCGGTTCACGAGCTGGGATGACGTGGACGCGGTGCCCGGCGTTGGCGCTGCCAAGTTGGAGACCCTCCGGGCAGCCACCGTGCTGGACCCGGCGGCGGCCACGGGGGGCGTATGGTAA
- a CDS encoding aspartate kinase — MALIVQKYGGTSVGDTERMKNVARRCIAAQKAGHDVVVVVSAMSGETNRLLKLVAQITDRPNEREQDVVVATGEQVSIGLVAMAIQAQGGEAVSFLGHQVRIVTDSTFSKARIKSIDAEPIRAALKRGQIVVVAGFQGVDETGSVTTLGRGGSDTTGVALAAALKADACEIYTDVDGVYTTDPNVCPAAKKLDRITYEEMLELASLGAKVLQIRSVEFAMKYKVPLWVKSSFTEDPGTLVCEEDASMEDVLVRGVAYDRNEAKITVVGVPDQPGAAAKLFGALDAKHIVVDLIVQNLSREGRTDVTFTVAKSDFAKAHEVVKLAAQEVGATGVEVDDAIAKVSIVGVGMRNHSGVAARMFQTLSQEGINIQLISTSEIKTSCVIHTKYTELAVRALHTAFGLDAPPAVTATPTVSEVDALKGQKA; from the coding sequence TTGGCCCTCATCGTCCAGAAGTACGGCGGTACCTCGGTGGGTGACACCGAGCGCATGAAGAACGTCGCGCGCCGCTGCATCGCCGCCCAGAAGGCGGGCCATGACGTCGTCGTGGTCGTGTCCGCCATGTCCGGCGAGACCAACCGCCTGCTCAAGCTCGTCGCGCAGATCACCGACCGGCCGAACGAGCGCGAACAGGACGTCGTCGTCGCCACCGGCGAGCAGGTGTCCATTGGCCTCGTGGCCATGGCCATCCAGGCGCAGGGCGGAGAGGCCGTGAGCTTCCTCGGCCACCAGGTGCGCATCGTCACCGACAGCACCTTCTCCAAGGCGCGCATCAAGAGCATCGACGCGGAGCCCATCCGCGCCGCCTTGAAGCGGGGGCAGATCGTCGTCGTCGCCGGCTTCCAGGGCGTGGACGAGACGGGCAGCGTCACCACGCTGGGACGCGGGGGCTCCGACACCACCGGCGTCGCCCTGGCCGCCGCGCTCAAGGCGGACGCGTGTGAAATCTATACGGACGTCGACGGCGTCTACACCACCGACCCCAACGTGTGCCCGGCCGCGAAGAAGCTGGACCGCATCACCTACGAGGAGATGCTGGAGCTGGCCAGCCTGGGCGCCAAGGTGTTGCAGATCCGCTCGGTGGAATTCGCCATGAAGTACAAGGTGCCCCTGTGGGTGAAGTCGTCCTTCACCGAGGATCCGGGCACGCTCGTCTGTGAGGAGGACGCATCCATGGAGGACGTGCTGGTTCGAGGGGTCGCCTACGACCGGAACGAGGCGAAGATCACCGTGGTGGGCGTGCCGGATCAGCCGGGCGCCGCGGCGAAGCTCTTCGGGGCGCTCGACGCGAAGCACATCGTCGTGGACCTCATCGTGCAGAACCTGTCCCGCGAGGGGCGCACCGACGTCACCTTCACCGTCGCCAAGTCCGACTTCGCCAAGGCCCACGAGGTCGTGAAGCTGGCCGCGCAGGAGGTGGGCGCGACCGGTGTCGAGGTGGATGACGCCATCGCCAAGGTGTCCATCGTCGGCGTGGGCATGCGCAACCACTCGGGCGTCGCGGCGCGGATGTTCCAGACGCTCTCTCAGGAAGGCATCAACATCCAGCTCATCTCCACGTCGGAGATCAAGACCTCGTGTGTCATCCACACGAAGTACACGGAGCTGGCGGTGCGCGCGCTGCACACGGCCTTCGGGCTGGATGCGCCGCCGGCCGTGACGGCCACGCCCACCGTGTCCGAAGTGGACGCGCTGAAGGGGCAGAAGGCCTGA
- the hutH gene encoding histidine ammonia-lyase, which yields MSRPRLLIDGDTLKLEEILQVSRHELTVELAPEAARRVQASRTLVDRVAAGDTPSYGINTGFGTLAEVRIDRKDLRDLQRNLILSHACGVGNPLPLPEARVLLLLRCNVLAKGFSGIRMETLGLALDMLNRDVVPVVPERGSVGASGDLAPLAHLALVLIGEGEAFFEGVRMPSKQALEKAGLKPVVLEAKEGLTLINGTQAMCAVGTLTQLRSELLADVADIAGAMTVEGLLGSHKPFLPEIHAVRPHAGQKAVAEHLRRILKGSELVETHVNCSKVQDPYSLRCIPQVHGSAREGLAFARRILEVEVNSGTDNPLVFADTENIISGGNFHGQPISLAMDVVAMSLTQLSSISERRVEQMVNPSLSGLPAFLAKNSGLNSGFMIAQVTAAALVAESRILSHPASVDSIPSSAGREDHVSMGMTAALKGRQVSEFTRSCLAIEVLVAAQALDFRQPVKPGKGVLAAYELVRSKVPHMDRDRELHHDISAVTALVESGALREAVRSATA from the coding sequence ATGTCCCGCCCCCGCCTCCTCATCGATGGTGACACCCTGAAGCTGGAGGAGATCCTCCAGGTCTCCCGCCACGAGCTCACGGTGGAGCTCGCCCCCGAAGCCGCCAGGCGGGTGCAGGCCTCCCGAACGCTGGTGGACCGGGTGGCCGCGGGTGACACCCCGTCGTACGGCATCAACACCGGCTTCGGAACGCTCGCGGAGGTGCGCATCGACCGAAAGGACCTGCGCGACCTGCAGCGCAACCTCATCCTGTCGCACGCCTGTGGCGTGGGGAATCCGCTGCCGCTGCCGGAGGCGCGCGTCCTGCTGCTGCTGCGCTGCAACGTGCTGGCGAAGGGCTTCAGCGGCATCCGGATGGAGACGCTGGGGCTGGCCCTGGACATGCTCAACCGCGACGTGGTGCCGGTGGTGCCCGAGCGGGGCAGTGTGGGCGCCTCCGGTGACCTGGCGCCGCTGGCGCACCTGGCGCTGGTGTTGATTGGCGAGGGCGAGGCGTTCTTCGAGGGCGTGCGGATGCCGTCGAAGCAGGCGCTGGAGAAGGCGGGCCTGAAGCCGGTGGTGTTGGAGGCGAAGGAAGGCCTGACGCTGATCAACGGCACGCAGGCGATGTGCGCGGTGGGGACGCTCACGCAGCTGCGCTCGGAGCTGCTGGCGGACGTGGCGGACATCGCGGGCGCGATGACGGTGGAGGGCCTGTTGGGCAGCCACAAGCCGTTCCTGCCGGAGATCCACGCGGTGCGTCCGCACGCGGGCCAGAAGGCCGTGGCGGAGCACCTGCGGCGGATCCTGAAGGGCAGCGAGCTGGTGGAGACGCACGTCAATTGCAGCAAGGTGCAGGACCCCTACAGCCTCCGGTGCATTCCGCAGGTGCACGGCTCCGCGCGAGAGGGATTGGCGTTCGCGCGCCGCATCCTGGAGGTGGAGGTGAACAGCGGCACGGACAACCCGCTGGTGTTCGCGGACACGGAGAACATCATCTCCGGCGGCAACTTCCACGGTCAGCCCATCTCCCTGGCGATGGACGTGGTGGCCATGTCGCTCACGCAGCTGTCGTCCATCAGCGAGCGGCGCGTGGAGCAGATGGTGAACCCCTCCCTGTCGGGGCTGCCCGCCTTCCTCGCGAAGAACAGCGGGCTCAACTCCGGGTTCATGATCGCCCAGGTGACGGCGGCGGCCCTGGTGGCGGAGTCGCGCATCCTGAGCCACCCGGCGTCGGTGGACTCCATCCCCTCCTCCGCGGGCCGCGAGGATCACGTGTCCATGGGCATGACGGCCGCGCTCAAGGGCCGTCAGGTGTCTGAGTTCACGCGCTCATGTCTGGCGATTGAAGTCCTGGTCGCGGCGCAGGCGCTGGACTTCCGTCAGCCGGTGAAGCCCGGCAAGGGCGTCCTGGCGGCGTACGAGCTGGTGCGCAGCAAGGTCCCGCACATGGACCGCGACCGCGAGCTGCATCACGACATCTCGGCGGTCACGGCGCTGGTGGAGTCCGGGGCGCTGCGCGAGGCCGTGCGGTCCGCCACGGCCTGA